From Pseudomonas fluorescens, one genomic window encodes:
- a CDS encoding PLP-dependent cysteine synthase family protein → MSDSRQWAREAIRIIEADFQRSADTHLIPLPLPGLPGIELYFKDESSHPTGSLKHRLARSLFLYALCNGWLKPGAPVIEASSGSTAISEAYFARLLGLPFIAVMPATTSREKIAQIEFYGGKPHLVEDPTQIYAESERLAREHGGHFIDQFTYAERATDWRANNNIAESIFQQMRFERHPQPSWLISSPGTGGTTATLGRYVRYRQHCTRVLCADAERSVFFDYYQSGDASLRLDCGSRIEGIGRPRVEASFLPKVIDAMIKVPDALSLAAMHYLAQRLGRHVGGSSGTNLIGALVAAQQMIADGETGSIVAILCDSGERYGTTYYDQEWLKAQGYELDGLIATVAASVERGEPLPDNVLRAGI, encoded by the coding sequence ATGAGCGACAGCCGACAGTGGGCCCGCGAAGCCATCCGTATCATCGAAGCCGATTTCCAACGCAGCGCCGACACGCACCTGATTCCACTGCCATTACCGGGTCTGCCGGGGATCGAGTTGTATTTCAAGGATGAGTCCAGTCACCCTACCGGCAGCCTCAAGCACCGCCTGGCCCGGTCGCTGTTTTTGTACGCGCTGTGCAATGGCTGGCTCAAGCCAGGAGCACCGGTGATCGAGGCGTCCAGCGGTTCGACGGCGATTTCCGAGGCCTATTTCGCACGTTTGCTCGGCCTGCCGTTTATTGCGGTGATGCCGGCGACCACCTCCCGGGAAAAAATCGCACAAATCGAGTTCTACGGAGGCAAGCCCCACCTAGTGGAGGATCCCACACAGATTTACGCCGAGTCCGAGCGCCTGGCCCGTGAGCACGGCGGGCACTTCATCGACCAGTTCACCTATGCCGAGCGCGCCACCGACTGGCGTGCCAACAACAATATCGCCGAATCGATCTTCCAGCAGATGCGCTTTGAGCGTCATCCTCAGCCGAGCTGGCTGATCTCAAGCCCAGGTACCGGCGGGACCACGGCAACATTGGGGCGTTACGTGCGCTATCGCCAGCATTGCACCCGAGTCCTGTGCGCCGATGCCGAGCGTTCGGTGTTCTTCGACTATTACCAGAGCGGCGATGCGAGTCTGCGCCTGGATTGCGGTTCGCGGATCGAGGGCATCGGCCGTCCGAGGGTCGAGGCGTCGTTCCTGCCGAAAGTTATCGATGCCATGATCAAGGTCCCTGACGCTCTGTCGCTGGCCGCCATGCATTATCTGGCGCAACGTCTGGGACGGCACGTGGGAGGGTCCAGCGGAACCAATCTGATCGGTGCCCTGGTGGCAGCGCAGCAGATGATCGCGGATGGGGAAACGGGTTCGATCGTGGCGATTCTGTGCGACAGCGGCGAACGCTATGGGACCACCTATTACGATCAGGAGTGGTTGAAGGCGCAGGGATACGAGTTGGATGGGTTGATCGCGACGGTCGCCGCCAGCGTCGAACGCGGTGAACCGTTGCCGGACAATGTGTTGCGCGCAGGGATTTGA